CCGCCACACAGGCCCCCTCGCGGCCTAATCCTTTCACCGCGGATTCCTCTTCCGCTCCCGCGCCGGCCGCGAGCCGGCGGCAGGTTCGCGAACAGCGGCAGAGCTTCTTGAACCAGGAGCAGCGCGAGCAGCCAGCCACCGAAGGGTGGCGCGGCGTGCTGGCGAGCATGGGGATCCGTATCGCCCCCAGCGAGGCAGAGAAGGCCCAGCGAATCGACCGTCAGGCGGTCTCTCAGCACTGGCCCGGACCCCGAACTATCGCCATCGTCAACGGCAAGGGTGGAGCCTCAAAGACCCCGACGACGATCCTGCTCTCAGCAGTGTTCGCCCGATTCGGTGGCGGCGGCGTGCTGGCCTATGACAACAACCAGACGCGCGGCACCCTGGGATGGCGCACCGAGCAAGGCCCCCACGACGCAACGATCCTGGATCTATTGCCGAAGGCCACTGACCTGCTTTCGACTGGGGCGCAGTCGGCGGATCTGGCGCATTTCGTGCACCACCAGACCACTGACCGCTACGACGTCCTGCGCTCAAAGCCGGTCGCCCTGGCCGAGGATCAGCGCGTCGATGCCGGTGATGTGGACGCCATTCACCAGGTCACCAGCAAGTTCTACCGGTTGATCTTCATTGACTCCGGTAACGACGAGTCCGATCCACTGTGGAAGCGCATGATCGACCTCAGCGACCAACTCGTGGTGGCCACCACCACCAAGGACGAGCACGCCGAGGCCGGAGCCCTTCTTCTGGAAGCTCTCGCGGACCGCGATGAGCGATCCGCAGCGCTGGCCGATGAGGCCGTGGTGATCGTCTCGGAATCCAACGACAGTGCGAAGGCCACCGAAGCGGCCGATGTCCGCGCCGGGTTCAGCAAGCTCGCTCGAGAAGCGGTCTCGATCCCGTATGACCCGGCGATGGTTGATGGGGTGTTGCACTATGACGCGCTGCGCAGCTCCACGCAGCGCGCATGGTTGCGCGCGGGCGCAGCCGTCGCTCGTGGACTCTGATTCTGATTCAGCTTCGACACGCCGAATCAGATTCACTCAATTCAGGCCCCGCTCAGGTTTACTAGGGAACACAGTCGAGAGGAGAGGTCGATGCCCCAGATCAACAAGGGTGATCGTGAAGTAGTCACTGTTCGCCTGCCCATAGAGCTCTTCCAAAAACTGGACACGTACGTGAAGCGTTCGCAGACCACCAAGACGGACTTCGTTGGTGGACTCATCGCAGAAGCGCTCGAGCCCGTCGACCTCGAAAACTTGGACCGGCAACAGGAGAGGTTGCCACTCACCGCATAAAAGAAGAAGCGCCCACCTATCGGTGAGCGCTTCTCCAAAGCCTTTTCAGAACCGTTCGGTCGCCAAACAGTCCGGTTCTGAATCCAACATCCCGAAGGACATTGAACCGATGACTCCCATGCATGGGAGGCACCTTCTGTGCTTCCCACTGTAGCACCACGCGCCCAAAAGCCCCAGGGACTACGCAACGCCACGGCGTTTCGTGCTGCTTTCCTTGGCCATATCGGCACCGCTTGGGCGCGTGCGTCCAAGACCAAGACCGCTCCATCGGTCCGAATCAGCGCCACTGAGTTGGCGGATTTCGAGTTCTTCACCCCTTCGCGCTCGGTGGGTTCTGCACTGGTGATCGATATTGACCGCCCGGAGGCGCTGCTCGAGATTTTCGACACGATCCCGACCGAGATCCGACCTTCCTGGATCGTGGAGACACGTAAGGGTGCACAGGCAGGTTGGTTGATCGATCCCGTAGACCTTCGCCCGTCCGCGCGGGAACGCCCGGTCGCCTACGCCCGCGCCGTCGGCGCTGCGCTGCGCGACGCGCTAGCCGGCGACGAAGCAGTAGACCCGTTGACCCCTGGGCGCGTGCGTAACCCTACATATCGGCGGGCTGAGTTGCGCGCACCCGCCACTCCCCCGGTCTATGGACTCAAGCAGCTACACCAAACGCTGAAAACCGCGGACCTATGGCCCGAAAGGAAGCGATTTACCGGCCGTAGCGCCACCAAGGAGGCCCACCGGGCCGTCGCGGCCGCGATGGACACCGGGAATCGGAACCAGACCGTGTTCGACGTAGCGCGTCAAGTCGCCTATGCCGGTGGAGACTTCGAGGCGGTGGCATGGGAGACCAACGACGCCGCTCCCGAGCCGCTGCAAGCTGCCGAGGTACGCGGCATCATCCGCAGCATCGCCAGATACATGGTGAACCCCCGTGGACACCGCTCCGCCGTAGCCATGCCGTCGCAGATGCGGGAACTGCTCGCAGAGATGGGCCGGCGTGGTGGATTAGCCAATACGCCAGCGCAGCGCGCCGCCCGTGCGTTGGGGCCTAGAGCGTCCTCAGTCGTCCGCAGAGCCCGGGCCAACACTAAGGCCCGCCAGGCCCAAAGAATGCGAGCAAAAGGCCATTCAGCAGCCGCGATCGGGAGAAAGCTCGCCGCCTCCCGAGCCACGATTTACCGGTGGCTGCGCCGCCACGTCACCCATCAGTGCCGAGTCTCATTAGTGGAGCATCAGGTGTTCCGTGGACGCCCCCACAAGATCCAGCGGGTGTCCAACACCTACCCTGGCTCCCCCAGGGCTACCTGCGTGAGCTCCAAGAGGCGTTGCTACAGCCTGCCCCTATGGTCGGGGCGTCCGGTCTGACAGCTCGGGAAGCGTGCTTCTGAGTCCTACGACTGTCTATCGACGTAGACTGCCGCGCACTTGGGCCGCGGACCACTGAACCGTCTGACATTGGGCGCACGACTCGTAGTTCGAGGACCTCGCTACCTGATTCATACGTTCGGCCGGTGCGGGGAGTTGGAACCACCTCTCCCCCATCCTGATGCCCAGCGCGTTGGTGTCTTTGCTTAGCCCGATCTGGCTGCCGTCATT
The sequence above is a segment of the Nesterenkonia lutea genome. Coding sequences within it:
- a CDS encoding AAA family ATPase, whose protein sequence is MSIHISITPDGAATLHGDGTEPETLVAATYAEAQAQAIDKLIARAKAAGEPLHAITDETPPTTLRIEPSGTVTPVPAAEAPSSSPAPTEAQPEQPSAAPAEPARAEVKPAAPEQPVEPTPPPAAAAPAQPATQAPSRPNPFTADSSSAPAPAASRRQVREQRQSFLNQEQREQPATEGWRGVLASMGIRIAPSEAEKAQRIDRQAVSQHWPGPRTIAIVNGKGGASKTPTTILLSAVFARFGGGGVLAYDNNQTRGTLGWRTEQGPHDATILDLLPKATDLLSTGAQSADLAHFVHHQTTDRYDVLRSKPVALAEDQRVDAGDVDAIHQVTSKFYRLIFIDSGNDESDPLWKRMIDLSDQLVVATTTKDEHAEAGALLLEALADRDERSAALADEAVVIVSESNDSAKATEAADVRAGFSKLAREAVSIPYDPAMVDGVLHYDALRSSTQRAWLRAGAAVARGL
- a CDS encoding replication initiation protein; its protein translation is MADFEFFTPSRSVGSALVIDIDRPEALLEIFDTIPTEIRPSWIVETRKGAQAGWLIDPVDLRPSARERPVAYARAVGAALRDALAGDEAVDPLTPGRVRNPTYRRAELRAPATPPVYGLKQLHQTLKTADLWPERKRFTGRSATKEAHRAVAAAMDTGNRNQTVFDVARQVAYAGGDFEAVAWETNDAAPEPLQAAEVRGIIRSIARYMVNPRGHRSAVAMPSQMRELLAEMGRRGGLANTPAQRAARALGPRASSVVRRARANTKARQAQRMRAKGHSAAAIGRKLAASRATIYRWLRRHVTHQCRVSLVEHQVFRGRPHKIQRVSNTYPGSPRATCVSSKRRCYSLPLWSGRPV